Proteins from a genomic interval of Halopseudomonas litoralis:
- the bamC gene encoding outer membrane protein assembly factor BamC, with protein MKPVLNALTLVAISAVLSGCGYLFGEDGYFRDRGSDYQSAVIEPRMTVPAELNSKPIGDLLPVPGQLGVANEGKFQLPRPQALNVGADFSEFSMQQNGGDRWLLAQRPPASLWPQVRQFLTEYQVPVAGESATLGEMETAWLAFDEDADNALMRRLLPAVGPNRRTDGQEQRFRIRVEPGVQSGSSEIRVLHMQRSRGSDRTEWPAASDNSNLERAVLAELETYLSQTGELDSAALSTVGDAPAARRSTLGQDGAGNPVLNIPSDFNRAWAAVGQALAKADIQVADINRSAGVYYVNPEQSAVEDDKPGFFGRLFGRDKAPEQEGAQRTQVRLTPVSNRVQVTVEDSIDTSTDSSQARELLRRIHDNLN; from the coding sequence ATGAAGCCTGTGCTCAATGCACTGACCCTGGTAGCGATCAGCGCTGTCCTGAGCGGCTGTGGTTATCTGTTCGGTGAAGATGGTTATTTCCGTGACCGCGGTTCGGATTATCAGTCCGCCGTCATCGAGCCGCGAATGACAGTCCCTGCTGAGTTGAACAGCAAGCCCATAGGTGATCTGCTGCCGGTTCCCGGTCAGCTTGGCGTCGCCAACGAAGGCAAATTTCAGTTACCGCGCCCGCAAGCTCTGAATGTCGGTGCGGATTTCAGCGAATTTTCCATGCAGCAGAACGGTGGTGACCGTTGGCTGCTGGCGCAACGCCCACCGGCCAGCCTGTGGCCTCAGGTGCGACAGTTTCTGACTGAATATCAGGTTCCTGTAGCTGGCGAATCCGCCACTCTGGGAGAAATGGAAACCGCTTGGCTGGCCTTTGACGAAGATGCTGATAACGCCTTGATGCGCCGTTTGCTGCCCGCGGTTGGGCCCAACCGTCGCACCGATGGTCAGGAACAGCGTTTCCGTATTCGGGTAGAGCCGGGCGTGCAGTCGGGCAGCAGCGAAATCAGGGTGCTGCACATGCAGCGTAGCCGGGGCAGCGACCGGACCGAGTGGCCTGCTGCTTCGGATAATAGCAACCTTGAGCGCGCTGTACTGGCCGAACTGGAAACCTATCTGAGCCAAACCGGCGAGTTGGATTCGGCTGCATTGTCGACCGTGGGTGATGCTCCGGCAGCGCGGCGCAGTACCCTGGGTCAGGACGGTGCCGGCAATCCGGTGCTGAATATCCCCAGCGACTTCAATCGTGCCTGGGCAGCGGTCGGCCAGGCGTTGGCCAAGGCGGACATCCAGGTTGCCGATATCAACCGCAGCGCCGGTGTGTACTACGTCAACCCTGAGCAGAGCGCTGTCGAGGACGACAAACCCGGCTTCTTCGGTCGTTTGTTCGGTCGTGACAAGGCGCCTGAGCAGGAAGGCGCGCAGCGTACCCAGGTGCGTTTGACACCGGTGAGTAACCGCGTCCAGGTCACCGTGGAAGACAGTATCGACACCAGCACCGACTCCAGCCAGGCCAGGGAACTGCTCCGCCGGATTCATGACAATTTGAACTGA
- a CDS encoding MBL fold metallo-hydrolase has translation MRYCSLGSGSRGNATLIEHGRTRLLVDCGFSLRATEQRLAAAGLSPRQLTAILVTHEHSDHIKGVERLARRYSLPVYMTAGTYLGMGETELPVELIRFGQDLVIGDLRVTPVPVPHDAREPCQFIFDSGNHRLGVLTDTGMITPLITEMYSGLDALFLEANYDPMMLANGPYPPFLRARVGGSLGHLSNQQAAGLLESIDMSALKHVAIAHISEKNNRPELALGELSRVLDGWQGELRLAVQNQGLPWQNIGSVDVSRPVLLEEEAL, from the coding sequence ATGCGTTATTGCTCGCTCGGGAGTGGCAGTCGAGGCAACGCCACTCTGATTGAACATGGCCGGACCCGGCTGTTGGTGGACTGTGGCTTCAGTTTGCGCGCCACCGAACAGCGGCTGGCTGCAGCTGGGCTGAGCCCTCGGCAGCTGACGGCCATACTGGTTACTCACGAGCATTCGGACCATATCAAGGGCGTCGAGCGCCTGGCCAGGCGTTATAGCTTGCCGGTATACATGACGGCCGGCACCTACCTTGGCATGGGGGAGACGGAGCTGCCGGTCGAGCTGATCCGCTTCGGACAGGATCTGGTCATCGGTGACCTCCGAGTCACGCCGGTTCCGGTACCCCATGATGCGCGGGAACCCTGCCAGTTCATCTTTGACAGCGGCAATCACCGGTTGGGTGTGCTTACCGACACCGGCATGATCACACCGTTGATCACGGAAATGTACAGCGGCCTGGATGCGCTTTTTCTGGAAGCCAACTATGATCCGATGATGTTGGCCAACGGCCCCTATCCGCCGTTTCTGCGGGCCAGGGTAGGGGGCAGCCTCGGCCATCTGAGCAATCAGCAGGCAGCGGGACTGCTCGAATCGATCGACATGAGCGCGCTGAAACACGTTGCGATCGCCCACATCAGTGAAAAGAACAACCGGCCGGAGCTGGCCCTTGGCGAGCTGTCCAGAGTATTGGATGGCTGGCAGGGCGAGTTGCGGCTGGCAGTACAGAATCAGGGCCTGCCTTGGCAGAACATAGGGTCTGTTGACGTTTCACGACCTGTGTTGCTGGAAGAAGAGGCCCTATGA
- the purC gene encoding phosphoribosylaminoimidazolesuccinocarboxamide synthase: protein MEKRTELYRGKAKSVYTTDDPDRLILLFRNDTSAFDGKKIEQLERKGMVNNRFNAFIMQKLQDAGIPTQFDQLLSDTECLVKKLDMIPVECVVRNYAAGSLVKRLGIEEGQELAPPTFELFLKDDARGDPFINESHVVTFGWATAEQLVRMRELTLQVNDVLRQAFDDAGLLLVDFKLEFGVFKGEIVLGDEFSPDGCRLWDKETRKKMDKDRFRQGLGGVIEAYEEVAQRLGVPLS from the coding sequence ATGGAAAAACGCACTGAACTCTATCGCGGCAAGGCCAAATCGGTTTACACCACCGACGACCCGGACCGCCTGATTCTCCTGTTCCGCAACGATACCTCAGCCTTCGACGGCAAGAAGATCGAACAGCTGGAACGCAAGGGCATGGTCAATAACCGCTTCAATGCCTTTATCATGCAGAAACTGCAGGACGCCGGTATACCGACCCAGTTCGACCAACTGCTGTCTGACACCGAATGCCTGGTCAAGAAACTCGACATGATTCCGGTTGAGTGTGTTGTGCGCAACTACGCTGCCGGTAGCCTGGTCAAGCGCCTGGGCATCGAAGAAGGCCAGGAACTGGCTCCGCCGACCTTTGAGCTGTTCCTCAAGGACGACGCCAGGGGCGATCCCTTCATCAATGAATCGCACGTTGTTACCTTCGGCTGGGCGACAGCCGAGCAGCTGGTGCGTATGCGCGAACTGACCCTGCAGGTCAACGACGTCCTCAGGCAGGCGTTCGATGACGCCGGCCTGTTGCTGGTGGACTTCAAGCTGGAATTCGGTGTGTTCAAGGGCGAAATCGTCCTCGGCGACGAATTCAGCCCCGACGGCTGCCGCCTGTGGGACAAGGAAACCCGTAAGAAGATGGACAAGGATCGCTTTCGTCAGGGCCTCGGTGGCGTGATCGAAGCCTACGAAGAAGTCGCTCAAAGACTGGGTGTTCCGCTGTCTTAA
- a CDS encoding adenosine deaminase, whose product MDEKWLAALPKAELHMHLEGSLEPELLFDLAGRNGIKLPWADVDALRRAYTFGNLQEFLDLYYQGANVLRTEQDFYDLTWAYLQRCQAQGVVHVEPFYDPQTHTERGIPFEVALGGITTALRDGKEQLGIGGGLILSFLRHMSEDDAFETLAQALPYRDAFFAVGLDSSELGHPPSKFERVFAKARAEGLLAVAHAGEEGPPDYIWQALDLLKVNRIDHGVRAAEDPELIERLIDEQIPLTVCPLSNIKLRVFDDMRDHNILTLLEQGVNVTVNSDDPAYFGGYVNENFMALHESLGMTEDQARRLAQNSLDARLA is encoded by the coding sequence GTGGACGAAAAATGGTTGGCAGCTTTACCCAAGGCAGAGCTGCATATGCATCTCGAAGGCTCCCTCGAGCCAGAACTGCTCTTTGATCTTGCCGGGCGCAACGGTATCAAACTGCCATGGGCGGATGTAGATGCCCTGCGCCGGGCTTATACCTTTGGCAATCTCCAGGAATTCCTCGATCTTTATTATCAGGGCGCGAATGTTCTGCGCACGGAGCAAGATTTCTACGATCTTACCTGGGCCTACCTCCAGCGCTGCCAGGCGCAGGGAGTGGTGCATGTCGAGCCGTTTTACGACCCTCAGACGCACACTGAGCGAGGCATTCCATTCGAGGTGGCTCTCGGGGGAATAACCACAGCCCTGCGTGATGGTAAAGAGCAGCTGGGTATCGGGGGCGGGCTGATTCTCAGCTTTCTGCGGCACATGAGCGAGGACGACGCCTTCGAGACGCTCGCCCAGGCTTTGCCATATCGGGATGCTTTCTTTGCCGTCGGGCTCGATAGTTCAGAGCTCGGACATCCGCCCAGCAAGTTCGAACGGGTCTTTGCCAAGGCCCGCGCCGAAGGGCTCCTGGCGGTCGCTCATGCGGGCGAAGAGGGTCCGCCGGACTACATATGGCAGGCGCTGGATCTGCTCAAGGTCAACCGCATTGATCACGGTGTACGCGCAGCGGAAGATCCTGAGCTCATTGAACGATTGATAGACGAGCAGATCCCGCTGACCGTGTGCCCTTTGTCCAACATCAAGCTGCGTGTGTTTGATGATATGCGAGACCACAATATTCTGACTCTGTTGGAGCAGGGCGTGAACGTCACGGTGAACTCTGACGATCCGGCTTACTTCGGCGGCTACGTGAATGAAAACTTCATGGCTTTGCATGAGAGCCTGGGAATGACAGAAGATCAGGCCAGGCGGTTGGCTCAGAACAGCCTGGACGCGCGGTTGGCATAA
- a CDS encoding mechanosensitive ion channel family protein — protein sequence MLRPKLPGFVVFLLALLFVPVAAVSAQTADQTELDPAQARQVLDTLQDDERRDEVVRALEVIASEAPVDDEAPAAEAETPLSTIVPLEADGLVARTLAQIGGWADGLRAQLKRIAQALGDLPHWFQTTFLNEVGHMLALQTLIDLGIVFGVGLCLEWLLRRVLRRSVRSLLASANQAELRVPVPAPVPLIPDITDPVVLAALRPLDSNTALVQAQRDGVEYVEAVRVGAHDSGADSTLEPAERPVPAASMLTAAPPVESELKALRRLPFALAGFVLDLLPLGLFFGIAALVLELLPGLDARTHLVTREFIYAYVITRVVMAVVRLLLAPADPCLRIIQLGDFAAEQIHRWTRRLVILATFGVAIGNALGILGTGPEAQLVIVKTTSLLVHLTLIFLVFRFRESVAVWIAGAPERDGAIYTLRRWLAGIWPLLMAVLIMGGWVVWALRIEDGFTKLLEFIGMSAAIIVLGRLAAVLVLGALGRLAGISEDVPDEPSPDDNTLRSQLAEQYYPLLRWLVSLVITAATLVALLQAWGLNALQWFAPGTIGSSLASAFVTIFIAVAIALVIWQATNSSIQKRITRWREQGDLLRAARLNTLLPMLRAGLLILIALIVGLTTLNQIGVNTTPLIAGASIIGVAIGFGSQKLVQDFITGMFLLMENAMQVGDSVTVAGVEGTVENLSIRTVRLRAGNGSLHIVPFSSVTTVNNANRGIGNAAVRISVSYDTDINQAISELKAIGAALRNDPVFSPQILADMEIWGVDAVDGSMVTLAGQMRCTDKGRWGVQREINRRVLERFRQLGIDIADPRERPLMPSSSAANSSDEG from the coding sequence ATGCTGAGACCGAAACTGCCTGGGTTTGTTGTGTTTTTGCTGGCTCTGCTGTTCGTGCCGGTTGCTGCGGTGTCGGCACAAACGGCTGACCAAACAGAGTTGGATCCGGCACAAGCGCGGCAGGTGCTCGATACGCTGCAGGATGACGAGCGGCGGGATGAGGTGGTGCGGGCGCTGGAGGTCATTGCCAGCGAGGCACCGGTCGACGATGAGGCACCTGCCGCGGAAGCGGAAACGCCATTAAGTACCATTGTGCCGCTGGAAGCCGATGGTCTGGTTGCCCGCACGTTGGCCCAGATCGGCGGTTGGGCTGATGGTTTGCGCGCACAACTGAAGCGGATTGCCCAGGCGCTGGGGGACTTACCTCATTGGTTCCAGACCACCTTCCTGAATGAGGTGGGCCATATGTTGGCGTTGCAGACGCTGATCGATCTGGGCATCGTCTTTGGTGTCGGCTTGTGTCTGGAATGGTTGCTGCGCCGGGTGTTGCGCAGATCGGTGCGCAGCCTGCTGGCCAGCGCCAACCAGGCAGAGTTGCGGGTGCCTGTACCGGCCCCTGTCCCGCTCATTCCGGACATCACCGACCCCGTTGTTCTCGCCGCATTGCGCCCGCTCGACAGCAATACCGCGCTGGTCCAGGCCCAGCGCGATGGTGTGGAATATGTGGAAGCGGTGCGGGTCGGTGCCCATGATTCCGGCGCAGATTCCACGCTGGAGCCTGCCGAGCGGCCCGTTCCAGCCGCTTCAATGTTGACTGCCGCACCACCTGTTGAATCTGAACTCAAGGCGTTGCGCCGATTGCCCTTTGCGCTGGCTGGCTTTGTGCTGGATCTTTTGCCATTGGGGTTGTTTTTCGGCATCGCGGCGCTGGTTCTGGAGCTCCTGCCCGGACTGGATGCGCGTACCCACCTGGTTACCCGTGAATTTATCTATGCCTATGTGATCACCCGTGTCGTCATGGCCGTCGTGCGCCTGTTACTGGCACCTGCCGACCCCTGTCTGCGTATCATCCAACTCGGTGATTTTGCCGCTGAGCAGATCCATCGCTGGACGCGGCGGCTAGTCATTCTCGCCACCTTTGGCGTTGCCATAGGTAATGCGCTCGGCATCCTCGGTACCGGCCCTGAAGCCCAGTTGGTGATTGTCAAAACGACCTCCCTGCTGGTCCATCTGACACTGATCTTCCTTGTGTTCCGCTTCCGTGAGTCCGTGGCAGTGTGGATTGCCGGTGCACCTGAGCGGGACGGTGCGATATATACGTTGCGGCGCTGGCTGGCCGGTATCTGGCCGCTGTTGATGGCGGTGCTGATCATGGGCGGTTGGGTCGTCTGGGCGTTGCGCATCGAAGATGGCTTTACCAAACTGCTCGAATTCATTGGCATGTCCGCAGCCATCATTGTGCTGGGCCGTCTGGCTGCGGTACTGGTTCTCGGTGCGTTGGGCCGCCTGGCTGGTATCAGTGAGGACGTGCCGGATGAGCCGAGCCCAGACGACAACACGCTGCGTAGCCAACTGGCCGAACAGTATTATCCGCTGCTGCGCTGGCTGGTCTCGCTGGTGATCACCGCAGCGACCCTGGTGGCTCTGCTGCAGGCCTGGGGATTGAATGCGCTGCAATGGTTCGCCCCCGGCACCATTGGCAGCAGCCTGGCCTCCGCCTTTGTCACCATTTTCATTGCCGTGGCAATTGCCCTGGTGATCTGGCAAGCGACCAACTCTTCCATTCAGAAGCGCATTACTCGCTGGCGCGAGCAGGGTGATCTATTACGTGCTGCGCGACTTAATACGCTCCTGCCCATGCTCCGTGCCGGCCTGCTTATACTGATCGCGCTGATCGTCGGCCTGACGACGCTGAACCAGATCGGCGTCAATACCACACCCTTGATCGCCGGTGCGAGCATCATCGGTGTAGCCATTGGTTTCGGCTCGCAGAAGCTGGTGCAGGATTTCATTACCGGGATGTTCCTGCTGATGGAGAACGCCATGCAGGTTGGCGATTCGGTGACGGTAGCGGGCGTGGAGGGCACAGTAGAGAACCTGTCGATCCGCACCGTGCGACTGCGCGCGGGTAACGGCTCGCTGCATATCGTTCCGTTCAGCTCGGTGACCACTGTGAACAACGCCAATCGTGGCATCGGCAATGCTGCCGTGCGCATCAGTGTCAGCTATGATACCGATATCAACCAGGCCATCAGCGAGCTCAAGGCCATTGGCGCAGCACTGCGTAACGATCCGGTTTTCTCTCCACAGATTCTGGCGGATATGGAAATCTGGGGTGTGGATGCCGTGGATGGTTCCATGGTCACATTGGCCGGCCAGATGCGCTGTACCGACAAGGGCCGCTGGGGCGTTCAGCGGGAGATCAACCGACGTGTGCTCGAGCGCTTCCGCCAGTTGGGTATCGATATCGCCGACCCCCGTGAGCGCCCGCTGATGCCATCTTCTTCCGCGGCCAATTCGTCAGACGAAGGCTGA